Within Lolium rigidum isolate FL_2022 chromosome 5, APGP_CSIRO_Lrig_0.1, whole genome shotgun sequence, the genomic segment ccggcgcggtttgggggacggtttgggggacgcgactggagatgctctaaccaagtTTTTCTGGTCTGCGGAGAAGGTGTTTATCCAATCCTCTATCATATCATTGTAACTGTCAGGTGGGCTGACCAAACCAAAGGCACAAAGAACTGAGGAGGTACCATGTGTTATGCTTGGCCTAGGGCTGAATGTGTCATGTTCTGTTGTCTGGCTGAAGAACTATTCCGTTTCTTTTCAGATCCATACAAATTATCGATGAGAAATTCCTGCGTTGAAACCATGCTGTATCGTCAAAAAACAGAACAACGAGACGACCAATTGATCTCGACACAATCGATTGGATGCACGGATCGTGacacaacacaaggaggaatcaACGTTCAAACATTAGCATTAACAGTAAGTACCGAATCAGATCACTGTTACAACCTCGTCACGATTTTAGTCTCGGGCACGGTAAAAAAAAGCACTCTACCCACGATCCATGAACGGGTTTCATCCAAAGCGGCAGCTAAAGCCTgaggaggcggcggagctcgTCGGTGGCGCCGACGTCCACGCCCCCGCCAGCGCCAGCGCCGGCGGAGGCCACCTCGACGGCGCACGCGGTCGGCGGCGCCTTCTTCCGCCCGGCGGACGTGGCCAGCAGCAGCGACGTCGGCATCGGGACGCTGCTGGGCGGCGGGGAGACGGAGTACATCGGGTACTCCATCGACGTCCACCCCGGCACCTGCTCCTGCCCGGCTCCGGCCGCCCTCTTCTTGGACGGCGACGCCGCGACCACGATGGGCGCCGACGCCTTCCTGGGGCTCCGCGCCGGCACCGGGCGCTGCTGCTGCGGTGGCGGGGCCTGGAGGTGCGCGGGCAGGGGCAGGAGCGGCGGCTGCGGGAAGGGGCTGCGAGCCATCATCAGAGAAGCGGAGTTTGTTGCCGAGGAGCTGCTCAGGGATTTCAAACCAGCCTCCATAAGTCAGTCAGCTACCTCCGTTGTGCGTATGCGCCGGCTAACAAGATCGAACAAAGAGAAAGTTGAGAGCTGAACCCAAACTGGATGCAAACGACAGGAAATCAAACTCCAACCAACAAAAACAGGTGGAGATGTATGGTATGGAGGAACTATGAATGAAATCGAAAGAAAGTACAGAAGCTTTGCTTTGCTtgcgtggttgcttgcagatctgGATCAActaaaacagatcgagatatacaGCAGTAGCAGcctaagaaaagaaaaggaaaagaaaagaaaaggccaGCTGAAGAAAAGTTGAACAGataggggaagaagaagatgcggtgtCGTGCGGAGCGGTGCAGGTATCCGTTGCGCTCGAGCTCCGGGGTCCGCTGCCATTATATAGAGCGAGTGGAACCGGCCGGTCGGTACGGTACCCACCACCCGGACGCTCCTCCCCCAACGGACACTTGCCATGGCCGGTGGGCGTACGTTAACCTGCCGTGCTCCGTGCAGCTTCGACAAGGGGGAAGATACGCCGTGATGCGCGCGGTGGTGGCCGCCTCGCCGGCCGGTGCAGTGCGCGGCCCGTGGGCACGTGGAAAGTCGCCCCCTGTCTGCCTGAGTTGCCGCACGTGCCCGCCACCGTCGCGCCGGGCGCGCGCGATATGTGAGCGAGGCACGTCTCCGTGGCTGCCGACCGCCGGCACGGGAACTGGACCGGAGGTGCGGTGACCGCACGTCccgggctgccgctgccgctggcgTGTGGGGTGTGGACGGGGCGGAGCTGGTGGTGACGGCCGTCGTTGGCCACGCGCGTTGCGGTGCGTCCTCGTGTTTTCCGTGCGTGCGTGGGTGCTTCGGTCGCCGGCCCCGTACCGTACCTGCCGGTGGGGTGGGCATTGTTTACGGTTTCTCATGATTTTGTTTTGTCTGTTAAAATATATATCATAGCATAGTTCTTTCCAATGGTTCGAAATTTTGGAAAACTTAGCTACTGCATCAATTTAATATTGTATCAGAGCTACAGTTGCACTTTTCGGCTAGAAATGTATAATtagaccgagttgcactttttttaACTGCAGTTTCTGAGGTGATAtttgagattttaagaaaagggaGCGTCTAGAGATCAGTCGCCTGAGACTTAATAAGTCTAAGTCGCTGACATCAGTAGCTTATTAAGCCATGTACTACTTTAATTTTGGCGTCCAGTTTTGCGCGTTCGCATTTTTCACTAGAAAAAATAATCTGTGCAACCATTTAAGACATAAGAAAAATCTTAGTAGCAATTTACGTGTAACTggaaaaaactcagttgcaatccacatgtaagtggaaattcttagttgtGACGCATGcgtaactggaaaaatctcagttCCAACCCGCATGTatgtggaaattcttagttgcaacatatgcgcaactagaaaaatctcagttgcaacactAATGCAATTGGAAAACAAAATCAGTTGCAACTCATGTGCAACCGAAAAaacctcagttgcaacccacatgcaacTGGAAATATGTCGTTTGCGACACACGCGCAACTGGAATGCGCGGTAAGCGATTTCATGGGAAAGAGAAAGACGTCTTACAGATAGGAACCGTCACCACGAGCCCACTTTACAAAGCCCGCAAAAAACAAGTCAGCCTGCATACGCGTGGGGCCAACAAtaacacaaacacacacaaacaACCCAAAAGTCAGAGCACGAATCTACAAGCACAAAATACGAATCTACAAACGCTCGACTTAAACTTATTAAATATAAGGCGCCTGATTTTCAGTAAATCCGTTAAGAAAATcgcagtcaactgagacatagacacacccataATATTTAGCATGAAAACGTTCACTATTGCACACCTACGGATGCAAatcaaaatgaaaaacaaaaccatGAGTACTAGATTGGCCTAGCTCTCTCTCGACGGGTCGAGGACATGCCCCGCGAAGACAACCGCGCCTGTCCCCTCCTCGACTATGAAATATGCAAAAGGATGGTCGGCCACAAAATCCACTCTAGgaggtggccgcggcggcggcttcgGGCAGCGCTTACCTGCTCGCACCACGGTAACGGCCGCTGCTTCGGTGCCTTCCTCGTTCACCTCGATGACCGCCTTGTGGATCACATCACTCACGATCAATGGGAGGCCGGATTCATCGCGCTCCACCATGCGAGATAGATCGGCTTCGCCACCGAACGGCGATTCGAGCCCTAGCTTCTTGAGGATGGCGACGATGCTGCTTCCGAAGGACAGCTTAAATTTGGGCAACCGGAACTCGTTGACGCCGACCTTCTCCTTCGGCAGGTACTCGTGCAGGAAGCCATGCTGGGATGCTATCGTGTCAACCAGGTCCGGCAGGCCGTCGCGGGCATCCGGGAGGGAGATGCACATAGAGAATTGTGTATACTCAGAGTCAGAGGACACCTTCTTACGCTTCTTATGATCAGAGGACACCTCCGCATAGTATGTACCTTGGGGTTGTGGTCGTGGCATCTGGTACCTGAGTTTGAGAACCTTGAACCCGTCGTGCACGGAGATGAACTGGGACGAGCCGCTCGACATGAACGGCACGTCGACATTGCCGCCGTCCAGCCGGTAGAAAAGCCTGTTCCTGGTGCACTTCTTGCTGAAGGGTTCATCCCACTTGCCCTTGAAGTATATGGCGTTGCCCAGCACCACGCGGGTATCATGTGTTATTGATCCCGGACCAAAGACGGAATCGATCAGATTGCTCGTGGCATTGGCAACCCACGCGTTGAtctggccccgtgccgcctccttGTTGTGGATGAAGTCGACGGTGCTCGCCTCGGCCTTGAACTTGTCCACGACGGTGCTCCGGTAGGCGGCCTTCAGCGGGCACGTGAGGTCGCTCCAGACGCCGCATGCGAACGCGACGCGTGGACCGCCGGAGCCGGACTGATCCGTGAGCGCGTCCTGCGCTACGCCTGAGACGAACTTCCTGAGCTGGCGGCGCGACGACGCACCGAGGATGCGGAGGATCTCGTCCTTGGTGTCGCCCCCGGCGCCAGCAGCTAGGAGCGCGAGCGCGGCATAGATGGACAGCGGCGAGAACATCAGGTTGCTGTCCTCGTTCTCCTTGGCCAGACACCTCGCCAGGCCGGCAGAGAGGGCCGCCAGGCCGGCAGAGCCGGACTGCGCCGCCGGGTTCCTCGTCTCTTCCATCGCTGGCTCTCTGAGACAATAGGGAAAATCTCGTGGAAAAcgatgcactagtagaaaaacgtccattcgtaccggttccagaggggcattcgtaccggttttgcaaccggtataaaacttccggcactaaagccccccctttcgtaccggttgcttacgaaccggtataaaaggggcctccacgtgggccaccaggagagctcagggctaaggatctttggtaccggttggtaatacgaaccggtaccaaaggttcccccgcagcgaggaatttgcccaaatcttcGCCGCGGCAGAATtggctttttagggttttggagaggtttagggatatcggtttgtttcatatcgcgtcgatgcaccagaaacgcgtttgggtttaggtagtacatgaagatcaagatgatgcatagcaagttggtgcatataatataacacacatgttattgcataagatcgcaaattaagtagcactatgcatgaagatcgatcttcatgcatagtggtgctctccgaggcgtactctatatatgtctattacatgtagcatagtggtactcttcgagtcaactatatatgtaacatgtacatcttcattcatagtggtgctctgcgagtggtggtatgacgtcccgaaggaaaaatcccgccaattcctcacctattgctatgaagcggtcatcg encodes:
- the LOC124657365 gene encoding putative serpin-Z8 codes for the protein MEETRNPAAQSGSAGLAALSAGLARCLAKENEDSNLILRILGASSRRQLRKFVSGVAQDALTDQSGSGGPRVAFACGVWSDLTCPLKAAYRSTVVDKFKAEASTVDFIHNKEAARGQINAWVANATSNLIDSVFGPGSITHDTRVVLGNAIYFKGKWDEPFSKKCTRNRLFYRLDGGNVDVPFMSSGSSQFISVHDGFKVLKLRYQMPRPQPQGTYYAEVSSDHKKRKKVSSDSEYTQFSMCISLPDARDGLPDLVDTIASQHGFLHEYLPKEKVGVNEFRLPKFKLSFGSSIVAILKKLGLESPFGGEADLSRMVERDESGLPLIVSDVIHKAVIEVNEEGTEAAAVTVVRAGKRCPKPPPRPPPRVDFVADHPFAYFIVEEGTGAVVFAGHVLDPSRES